In a genomic window of bacterium:
- a CDS encoding Mov34/MPN/PAD-1 family protein translates to MNATDPPGDDDLMLELSSDQETLRDWDPWHDESVRVALLGESPPSPLAAFAADTLYDMIGHGSDCTDREVAGVLLGDFVQTPRGPMTRVADIVIADSNESSLTHVTFTHDAWDRIHAALDKRDDGLCIVGWYHTHPGFGPFLSAHDRFIHENFFSHPRHVALVLDPVQQLLAVFAWREGTLERLPGCLLYDDAERAEELTVLLADMKYAPERRDPRKGLLSWFRR, encoded by the coding sequence GTGAACGCCACGGATCCTCCCGGCGACGACGATCTGATGCTGGAGCTCTCCAGCGACCAGGAGACGTTGCGCGACTGGGATCCCTGGCATGATGAGAGCGTCCGCGTGGCGCTGCTGGGGGAGTCCCCGCCCTCGCCGCTCGCCGCCTTTGCGGCCGATACGCTCTATGACATGATCGGGCACGGCAGTGACTGTACCGACCGTGAGGTGGCCGGCGTTCTGCTGGGCGACTTCGTCCAGACGCCCCGCGGACCCATGACGCGGGTGGCGGACATCGTCATCGCCGACAGCAACGAGTCCAGCCTGACCCATGTGACCTTCACCCACGATGCCTGGGACCGCATCCATGCCGCCCTCGACAAGCGCGACGACGGCCTCTGCATCGTGGGGTGGTACCACACCCACCCCGGGTTTGGGCCCTTCCTGTCCGCCCACGACCGGTTCATCCACGAGAACTTCTTCTCCCACCCGCGTCATGTTGCGCTTGTATTGGATCCTGTCCAGCAACTGCTCGCAGTCTTCGCCTGGCGCGAGGGCACGCTCGAGCGCCTGCCGGGTTGCCTGCTATACGATGATGCGGAGCGGGCGGAGGAACTGACTGTGCTCCTTGCCGACATGAAGTACGCACCTGAACGGCGCGATCCAAGGAAGGGTCTGCTGTCCTGGTTCCGTCGTTAG
- a CDS encoding ParB/RepB/Spo0J family partition protein, whose translation MRRKGLGRGLSDLLSGDTLAQSRAVIEVALDDIEPNPLQPRQAIDDSSLEELTLSIETHGVLQPVIVRSVGAGYQLVAGERRWRAARRAGLHTIPCLVQTADDAQALELAMIENLQRDDLNAIDAARGYRMLVSDFGLTQDDVAKKIGKSRSAVANTMRILELPQEVQEDIRAGTLSEGHGRALLPLVGHEGYEEIVKVVREEGLSVRETERLVREKISPVEETAVRPAATAVKADSADQRDVARDPHVAAAEQRLRTALAAKVVIRPGAKRGGVIHIRYYDQNDLERLLTTLTTPGEEV comes from the coding sequence ATGCGTAGGAAAGGTCTCGGCAGGGGACTAAGTGATCTTCTCTCCGGGGATACGCTGGCGCAGAGCCGTGCCGTGATTGAGGTCGCCCTCGACGACATCGAGCCCAATCCGCTCCAACCGCGCCAGGCAATAGACGACAGTTCCCTCGAAGAACTGACGCTCTCCATTGAGACGCACGGGGTGCTACAGCCCGTCATCGTGCGCTCCGTGGGCGCTGGATACCAACTGGTGGCGGGTGAGCGCCGCTGGCGCGCCGCCCGACGTGCCGGCCTGCACACGATCCCTTGTCTGGTGCAGACCGCAGACGATGCCCAGGCGCTCGAGCTCGCCATGATCGAGAACCTGCAGCGTGACGACCTGAACGCCATTGATGCCGCCCGTGGCTATCGCATGCTGGTATCCGATTTCGGGCTCACACAGGACGACGTGGCCAAGAAGATCGGCAAGAGCCGTTCGGCTGTGGCCAACACGATGCGGATCCTCGAGCTACCACAGGAGGTGCAGGAGGACATCCGCGCGGGCACACTCTCAGAGGGCCACGGACGGGCCCTACTGCCGCTGGTGGGGCACGAAGGCTACGAGGAGATCGTGAAGGTCGTGCGCGAGGAGGGGCTCAGCGTCCGGGAGACCGAGCGCCTGGTGCGTGAGAAGATCTCGCCTGTGGAGGAGACTGCAGTGCGGCCTGCCGCGACGGCGGTTAAGGCAGACTCTGCAGACCAGCGCGATGTGGCGCGCGATCCTCATGTGGCTGCCGCCGAGCAGCGTCTCCGGACGGCGCTGGCCGCCAAAGTGGTCATCCGTCCCGGCGCGAAGCGTGGCGGCGTCATACACATCCGCTACTACGACCAGAATGACCTGGAGCGGCTCCTGACGACGCTGACCACGCCTGGGGAAGAAGTCTGA
- a CDS encoding AAA family ATPase, with translation MQDIYAIINQKGGVGKTTTAVNVAAWAATDGKRVLLVDADPQGNATSGLGVDRRALQHCLYDVLTSDIGGGQPTSLKDVTVATCVEGLDVVPATINLAGADMTLASAIARDTRLRHALEPVRASYDIIIIDTAPSLGILTVNALAAAQKALIPIQCEYYALEGLSQLMKVINLVQTQINPALQIAGMVLTMYDSRTNLSMEVAEDVRSTFRGRVYETVIPRNIRLAEAPGHRMPAVLYDPHSVGAKRYWMLYKEVFGNA, from the coding sequence ATGCAGGATATCTACGCCATCATCAACCAGAAGGGTGGCGTCGGCAAGACCACGACGGCTGTCAACGTCGCGGCCTGGGCGGCCACCGACGGCAAGCGCGTCCTTCTAGTTGATGCCGACCCCCAGGGCAACGCCACCAGCGGACTCGGTGTGGATCGGCGTGCTCTCCAGCACTGTCTCTACGATGTCCTCACTTCGGATATCGGCGGAGGACAGCCCACGAGCCTCAAGGATGTCACGGTGGCGACGTGTGTGGAGGGTCTGGACGTCGTCCCGGCCACGATCAACCTCGCCGGAGCCGACATGACCCTCGCGAGCGCCATTGCTCGCGACACGCGCCTCAGGCACGCCCTGGAGCCCGTACGCGCCTCCTATGACATCATCATCATTGACACTGCTCCCTCTCTCGGCATCCTCACGGTGAACGCCCTCGCCGCCGCACAGAAGGCACTGATCCCCATCCAGTGTGAGTACTATGCCCTTGAGGGCCTCTCGCAGCTCATGAAGGTCATCAACCTGGTACAGACCCAGATCAACCCCGCCCTCCAGATCGCCGGCATGGTGCTCACGATGTACGACTCCCGCACCAACCTCTCGATGGAGGTGGCGGAGGACGTCCGCAGCACCTTCCGCGGGCGTGTGTACGAGACGGTGATCCCCCGCAATATCCGGCTAGCCGAGGCCCCGGGCCATCGTATGCCGGCGGTTCTCTACGATCCACACAGCGTCGGCGCCAAACGCTACTGGATGCTCTACAAGGAGGTCTTCGGCAATGCGTAG
- a CDS encoding ThiF family adenylyltransferase, whose translation MPEQQDELQVELAEDRYDRLRLIPWWDQERLRQARVLVVGAGALGNEILKNLALLGVGRILIADLDTIEDTNLTRAILFRAGDRGRHKAEVAAERVMEVNPDVRAQALVGDINYDLGLGAFREMDLVFGALDNREARVAINANCWKLGRPWIDGAIELMQGVARVFVPGEEAPCYECTMSELDYKLLSQRRSCALLSRDDVLQGKVPTTPTIASIIGGIQVQEGIKLLHADRNLPDLAGRGFFFNGLTHDSYLITYQRRDDCPAHEQMYDVVDTDYGVGDVTGRQMLDLVRAEVGPHAQVEFERELCTRLHCPKCDHTRDFFRSLGKVTIAEATCPDCGEVCDPLLTHKLDGSEDYLDRTLAELGLPPYDIITGREGMTMKYYLLRADRELALGSIA comes from the coding sequence GTGCCCGAGCAACAGGACGAACTGCAGGTCGAGCTGGCTGAAGACCGCTATGATCGGCTGCGGCTGATCCCGTGGTGGGATCAGGAGCGCCTGCGCCAGGCGCGTGTGTTGGTCGTCGGGGCCGGAGCCCTCGGCAACGAGATCCTTAAGAACCTCGCCCTCCTCGGCGTCGGCCGTATCCTCATCGCCGATCTCGACACCATCGAGGACACGAACCTCACCCGCGCCATCCTCTTCCGCGCCGGTGACCGCGGCCGCCACAAGGCCGAGGTCGCCGCCGAGCGCGTCATGGAAGTCAACCCCGATGTCCGCGCCCAAGCGCTGGTGGGCGATATCAACTACGACCTCGGCCTCGGCGCCTTCCGCGAGATGGACCTGGTCTTCGGCGCGCTGGACAACCGCGAAGCGCGCGTCGCCATCAACGCGAACTGCTGGAAGCTCGGACGCCCGTGGATTGACGGGGCGATTGAGCTGATGCAGGGGGTCGCCCGGGTGTTCGTCCCCGGCGAGGAGGCTCCGTGCTACGAGTGCACCATGTCCGAGTTGGACTACAAGCTGCTCAGCCAGCGGCGCTCCTGCGCTCTGCTCTCGCGCGATGATGTGCTGCAGGGCAAGGTGCCCACGACTCCCACGATTGCCTCGATCATCGGCGGCATCCAGGTGCAAGAGGGCATCAAGCTCCTCCACGCCGACCGCAACCTGCCTGACCTCGCCGGGCGCGGTTTCTTCTTCAACGGTCTGACCCACGATTCATACCTCATCACCTATCAGCGCCGCGACGACTGCCCCGCACACGAACAGATGTACGATGTCGTCGACACTGACTACGGGGTCGGCGACGTGACTGGCCGTCAGATGCTCGACCTCGTCCGTGCCGAGGTGGGGCCGCACGCCCAGGTCGAGTTCGAGCGCGAGCTGTGCACCCGGCTGCACTGCCCCAAGTGTGACCATACCCGCGACTTCTTCCGCTCGTTGGGCAAGGTCACCATTGCCGAGGCGACGTGCCCGGACTGCGGCGAAGTCTGCGACCCGCTACTGACGCACAAGCTGGACGGCAGTGAGGACTACCTCGACCGCACCCTTGCTGAGCTGGGCTTGCCACCTTACGACATCATCACCGGCCGCGAGGGAATGACCATGAAGTACTACTTGCTGCGCGCCGACCGTGAGCTGGCGCTGGGGAGCATTGCCTGA
- a CDS encoding class I SAM-dependent methyltransferase has product MLWASAHPPLPVFHVKQSTEQVGLARYLTDLRQRLALCVAPDRLGALTSLLSWLAPASHHIGLTKYADPLSLAQNLVAPAIQLLSPSLRPHLSSPALDFGAGCGAVGLSLGCMWPELEVVLADRRQRVVQFLDIAIRRHGLSNCTSLLVDLHRPPEAMQGRFGTVLIRAFGPAEPSLASSADWARPGGTVALWRQPGACPTPDGLNALRTDRTDVPSLVLTLYQRV; this is encoded by the coding sequence ATGCTGTGGGCATCTGCGCACCCTCCCCTGCCGGTGTTTCACGTGAAACAGTCCACCGAACAGGTCGGTCTGGCCCGCTATCTGACGGACCTACGGCAGCGCCTGGCGCTGTGCGTTGCTCCTGATCGCCTCGGCGCGCTCACCTCGCTCTTGTCCTGGCTGGCACCGGCTTCGCATCACATAGGACTCACCAAGTACGCCGACCCCCTCTCCCTGGCACAGAACCTGGTCGCTCCCGCCATCCAACTACTGTCGCCCTCACTGCGTCCCCACCTGAGCTCTCCTGCGCTCGATTTCGGCGCTGGATGCGGCGCTGTAGGCCTTTCACTGGGCTGCATGTGGCCAGAACTCGAAGTTGTGCTTGCGGACCGGCGACAGCGTGTGGTACAATTCCTGGATATCGCCATTCGGCGCCATGGTCTGAGCAACTGCACATCGTTGCTTGTGGACCTACACAGGCCGCCAGAGGCCATGCAGGGGCGATTCGGCACGGTTCTGATCCGTGCCTTTGGCCCGGCCGAGCCCTCCCTAGCCTCCTCTGCCGACTGGGCTAGACCTGGTGGCACAGTCGCGCTATGGCGTCAACCGGGCGCGTGTCCTACCCCCGACGGTTTGAATGCACTGCGGACGGACCGTACTGACGTACCGTCCCTGGTGCTGACCCTATACCAGCGTGTCTGA
- a CDS encoding EsaB/YukD family protein: MGKVNVVIMDTTGSKEQKASLPDDAPVRRIIAKLVQMMALPVTGPDGQPLSYKFHHKASGKQLTDEQTLAEAEVKDGDVLRLQPEITAG; this comes from the coding sequence ATGGGTAAGGTGAATGTGGTCATCATGGACACCACCGGCAGCAAGGAGCAGAAGGCCTCGCTGCCTGACGATGCGCCGGTGCGCCGGATCATCGCCAAGCTCGTGCAGATGATGGCCCTGCCCGTGACGGGCCCCGACGGTCAGCCGCTCAGCTACAAGTTCCACCACAAGGCCTCCGGCAAGCAGCTCACCGACGAGCAGACGCTGGCCGAAGCCGAAGTGAAGGATGGCGACGTCCTCCGCCTGCAGCCGGAGATCACTGCCGGCTGA
- a CDS encoding Mov34/MPN/PAD-1 family protein: MQQSSTGPAVFVLETALADVNSHAAEEPEHEIGGILVGSVIDGPRPVVLVEAAIRGHAMAHSRGSVTFTHETWNEINAVKDNEYPDLKIVGWYHSHPGFGLFLSGHDLFIHQNFFNTPWQVAVVADPLAKSWGCFTWHGQELSQEPDVHTVAVQWAAAGAPQSASAAPAPQPAPIIIPAPAPDVPTRGITWALGLIGLLLALLIGVSLATYNDVRVLKGQVAGLNEQVSGMSHELTAIRDRVLDLSQAEQGHEASSPSPAPEAAPQSGPSGPSPPPAASEPPPTTPGAPSP, from the coding sequence GTGCAGCAGTCTAGCACCGGACCGGCCGTCTTCGTGCTCGAGACAGCCCTGGCTGATGTGAACAGCCACGCCGCCGAGGAGCCGGAGCATGAGATCGGCGGCATCCTCGTGGGCTCGGTGATAGATGGCCCGCGGCCAGTCGTGCTGGTCGAGGCCGCTATCCGTGGTCACGCCATGGCGCACTCTCGCGGTAGTGTCACCTTCACCCACGAGACCTGGAATGAGATCAACGCCGTCAAGGACAACGAGTACCCCGACCTGAAGATCGTAGGCTGGTACCACAGTCATCCCGGGTTCGGGCTGTTCCTCTCGGGGCATGACCTGTTCATCCACCAGAACTTCTTCAACACCCCCTGGCAGGTGGCGGTCGTGGCCGATCCACTCGCCAAGTCCTGGGGCTGCTTCACCTGGCACGGCCAGGAGCTGTCGCAGGAGCCTGACGTGCATACCGTGGCCGTCCAGTGGGCCGCAGCGGGCGCGCCGCAGAGCGCCTCGGCTGCGCCCGCGCCCCAGCCGGCACCGATCATCATCCCTGCGCCGGCGCCAGACGTGCCGACCCGCGGCATCACCTGGGCCCTGGGCCTCATCGGTCTCCTGCTGGCGCTTCTGATCGGCGTGTCCCTCGCCACCTACAACGACGTGCGGGTGCTCAAGGGACAGGTTGCTGGCCTCAACGAGCAGGTCAGCGGGATGTCGCATGAGTTGACCGCCATCCGCGACCGCGTCCTCGACCTGTCACAGGCCGAGCAGGGGCATGAGGCCTCCTCTCCTTCGCCTGCTCCGGAGGCGGCTCCACAGTCGGGGCCGTCCGGGCCTTCTCCCCCGCCGGCGGCGTCAGAGCCCCCACCAACTACCCCGGGAGCGCCGTCACCGTGA